In Rhodoferax koreense, a genomic segment contains:
- a CDS encoding amino acid ABC transporter permease, with product MKDFDLLTILMNGEFSAMLLKGIRMTLQIAAGSWLLAMSLALVLLVVRLTPSVIAQRAVAAYVSYHRNVPTLVQLMLWYFGISSLLPDDLQAWLSEHNGEALFAIIALGLCQAAYFSEDLRSGLRSIPDGQTEAARALGHSYLSSMRHVILPQAVRNAVPALVNHSVSLFKNSSLAMAIGVAELTHAVKEIESQSFRTFEAYLVATVLYLGFSLLIMAAGAWLSKRYSIAGAR from the coding sequence ATGAAAGACTTCGACCTGCTGACCATCCTGATGAATGGCGAATTCAGCGCCATGCTGCTCAAGGGGATCCGCATGACGCTGCAGATCGCCGCGGGCTCGTGGCTGCTGGCCATGTCGCTCGCGCTGGTGCTGCTGGTCGTGCGGCTCACGCCGAGTGTCATCGCGCAGCGGGCCGTGGCGGCCTATGTGTCCTACCACCGCAACGTGCCGACGCTGGTGCAACTGATGCTGTGGTACTTCGGCATCTCCAGCCTCCTGCCCGACGACCTGCAGGCCTGGCTGTCGGAACACAACGGCGAGGCGCTGTTCGCCATCATCGCGCTCGGCCTGTGCCAGGCGGCCTATTTCAGCGAGGACCTGCGCTCCGGCCTGCGTTCCATTCCCGATGGCCAGACCGAGGCCGCGCGGGCGCTGGGCCACAGCTACCTGAGCTCGATGCGCCACGTGATCCTGCCGCAGGCCGTGCGCAACGCCGTGCCGGCCCTGGTGAACCACAGTGTGTCGCTGTTCAAGAACAGCAGCCTGGCCATGGCCATCGGTGTCGCCGAACTCACGCATGCGGTGAAGGAAATCGAAAGCCAGAGCTTCCGCACCTTCGAGGCTTACCTCGTGGCCACCGTGCTGTACCTCGGCTTCTCGCTTTTGATCATGGCCGCGGGCGCCTGGCTGTCCAAGCGCTACAGCATCGCCGGCGCCCGATAG
- a CDS encoding SDR family oxidoreductase, whose translation MPFSDYKTALVTGASSGIGAATVERLCAEGLQVHALARSAGKLAELSARTGCIVHAIDVSDLASVTRLTKEIDFDVVVNNAGVDRPGSILKADEEGIDLLVDVNLRAVLHICRLTLPGMVARDRGHIVNISSIAAAYNFGGNSTYHATKAAVSMLSRQLRIDAYGKRVRVTEICPGRVATDIFAHVHGDSAEVRERFVDGFELPQAEDIANAIAFAISAPIAVNVGHMEITPTLQVPGGLSTMRPEHPQA comes from the coding sequence ATGCCTTTTTCCGATTACAAGACAGCCCTCGTGACCGGCGCCTCCTCGGGCATCGGCGCCGCCACCGTCGAGCGCCTGTGTGCCGAAGGCCTGCAGGTACACGCCCTGGCGCGCAGCGCCGGCAAGCTTGCCGAACTCTCGGCGCGCACGGGCTGCATCGTCCATGCGATCGACGTGAGCGACCTGGCCAGCGTGACGCGGCTGACGAAGGAGATCGATTTCGACGTGGTGGTCAACAACGCCGGTGTGGACCGGCCCGGCTCCATCCTCAAGGCCGACGAGGAAGGCATCGACCTGCTGGTGGACGTGAACCTGCGCGCGGTGCTGCACATCTGCCGCCTCACCCTGCCCGGCATGGTGGCGCGCGACCGCGGCCACATCGTCAACATCAGTTCGATTGCCGCCGCCTACAACTTCGGCGGCAACAGCACCTACCATGCCACCAAGGCCGCGGTCAGCATGCTGTCGCGCCAGTTGCGCATCGACGCCTACGGCAAGCGCGTGCGCGTCACCGAGATCTGCCCCGGCCGCGTGGCCACCGACATCTTCGCCCACGTGCATGGTGACAGCGCCGAGGTGCGCGAACGTTTCGTCGACGGTTTCGAGCTGCCGCAGGCCGAGGACATCGCCAACGCCATCGCCTTCGCAATCTCCGCGCCGATCGCCGTGAACGTCGGCCACATGGAGATCACGCCGACCCTGCAGGTGCCCGGCGGCCTGTCGACGATGCGGCCCGAGCATCCGCAGGCCTGA
- a CDS encoding LamB/YcsF family protein, whose product MDIDLNADLGEGFGPWRMGDDEALLKIISSANIACGFHAGDPVIMDRTVKLAATRGIDIDIGAHVGFPDLLGFGRRPMQVDTKELASYVVYQLGALAGIAQANGRRMTHMSFHGALGNMAAADAALAMVLVEAVARFDAGLIISSSASQAIERAGDHHGLRVAGSFLADRACDDEGLLVPRGMPDAVIHDSAAVLARVTQLLDDGTVTAYSGRRIPMRASSILLHGDTPGAVALATAVRERIEAVGGRIVPISRQVP is encoded by the coding sequence ATGGACATCGACCTGAACGCAGACCTCGGCGAAGGCTTCGGCCCCTGGCGCATGGGGGACGACGAAGCGCTGCTGAAGATCATCTCTTCGGCCAACATCGCCTGCGGCTTCCATGCCGGCGACCCGGTCATCATGGACCGCACGGTGAAGCTGGCCGCCACGCGCGGCATCGACATCGACATCGGCGCCCATGTCGGCTTTCCGGACCTGCTGGGCTTCGGCCGCCGCCCGATGCAGGTCGATACTAAGGAACTCGCCAGCTACGTGGTCTACCAGCTCGGCGCCCTCGCCGGCATCGCCCAGGCCAATGGCCGGCGCATGACCCACATGAGCTTTCACGGCGCGCTCGGCAACATGGCCGCAGCCGACGCCGCATTGGCCATGGTGCTGGTCGAGGCCGTGGCCCGCTTCGATGCGGGGCTGATCATCAGCTCTTCGGCCAGCCAGGCGATCGAGCGCGCGGGCGACCACCACGGCCTGCGCGTGGCCGGCAGTTTCCTGGCCGACCGCGCCTGCGACGACGAAGGCCTGCTCGTTCCGCGCGGCATGCCCGACGCGGTGATCCACGACAGCGCAGCCGTGCTGGCGCGCGTCACGCAGCTGCTGGACGACGGTACGGTCACGGCCTACAGCGGCCGCAGGATCCCGATGCGCGCGAGCTCGATCCTGCTGCACGGCGACACGCCGGGCGCTGTCGCGCTGGCCACCGCGGTGCGCGAGCGCATCGAGGCGGTGGGCGGGCGCATCGTACCGATCTCGCGGCAGGTGCCATGA
- a CDS encoding biotin-dependent carboxyltransferase family protein: MIEILSSTALATVQDAGRLGSLRFGVGTAGAMDQLALTVGNLLLGNPEGAAALEIPVYPFQVRFTEDCAFALTGADGQARLDGQAIAPWWVGQARQGQVLTIGLPVPNSGSRAYLALCGGIDVPEVLASRSTQLRGAFGGLDGRAVRQGDVLRAARPGAQPAVDFGVVPPAIGLPLTRDGLPAMRVLPAAEYACFKEASRAAFWAGEWKITAQSDRYGYRLQGTPLEPIAHMEIRSHGIVPGVIQVPSGGQPIVQMRDAQPSGGYPKFGTVIEADLWRLGQAAIGSRVRFVETTYEEAVAAQGEVQAWLDEARRMIELQRWAQQRK; this comes from the coding sequence ATGATCGAGATCCTTTCCTCCACCGCACTGGCCACCGTGCAGGACGCGGGCCGCCTGGGCAGCCTGCGCTTCGGCGTGGGCACCGCGGGTGCGATGGACCAGCTGGCACTGACCGTCGGCAACCTGCTGCTCGGCAATCCCGAAGGCGCGGCCGCGCTCGAGATCCCGGTCTATCCTTTCCAGGTGCGCTTCACCGAAGACTGCGCCTTCGCCCTCACCGGCGCCGACGGCCAGGCCAGGCTCGACGGGCAGGCCATCGCACCCTGGTGGGTCGGCCAGGCGCGCCAGGGCCAGGTGCTGACGATCGGGCTCCCCGTTCCCAACTCCGGCAGCAGGGCCTACCTGGCCCTGTGTGGCGGCATCGATGTGCCCGAAGTGCTGGCCTCGCGCAGCACGCAGTTGCGCGGTGCGTTCGGCGGCCTCGACGGCCGTGCCGTGCGGCAGGGCGATGTGCTGCGCGCGGCAAGGCCCGGTGCGCAGCCGGCGGTGGATTTCGGCGTGGTGCCGCCGGCCATCGGCCTGCCGCTGACCCGCGATGGCCTGCCTGCGATGCGCGTGCTGCCGGCGGCCGAATACGCCTGCTTCAAGGAAGCATCGCGCGCCGCCTTCTGGGCCGGCGAATGGAAGATCACGGCACAGAGCGACCGCTACGGCTACCGGCTGCAGGGCACGCCGCTGGAGCCGATCGCGCACATGGAGATCCGCTCGCACGGCATCGTGCCCGGTGTGATCCAGGTGCCGTCCGGCGGCCAGCCCATCGTGCAGATGCGCGACGCGCAGCCTTCGGGCGGCTACCCCAAGTTCGGCACGGTGATCGAGGCCGACCTGTGGCGCCTGGGCCAGGCGGCGATCGGCAGCCGCGTGCGCTTCGTCGAGACGACCTACGAGGAGGCCGTGGCCGCGCAGGGCGAGGTGCAGGCCTGGCTGGACGAGGCGCGCCGGATGATCGAGTTGCAGCGCTGGGCGCAGCAAAGGAAATGA
- a CDS encoding amino acid ABC transporter ATP-binding protein: MICFNEINKWYGSYHALIDINAEVRKGEVVVVCGPSGSGKSTLIRTVNRLEEVKSGQLLFDGNDIHAPMSSMALNKLRSRIGFVFQSFNLFPHLSVLENIMMSPMRVRGVNRTDAKAKAQQLLDRVGLAAKAGAYPAQLSGGQQQRVAIARALAMEPPAMLFDEPTSALDPEMVGEVLSVMRSLANDGMTMMCVTHEMNFAREVADQIWFMDAGRILETATPQAFFSNPQHPRAKRFLSDLRAH; encoded by the coding sequence ATGATCTGCTTCAACGAAATCAACAAATGGTACGGCAGCTATCACGCGCTGATCGACATCAACGCCGAGGTCAGGAAAGGCGAAGTGGTGGTGGTCTGCGGGCCCTCGGGCTCGGGCAAATCCACCCTCATCCGCACCGTGAATCGCCTGGAAGAGGTGAAGTCGGGCCAGTTGCTGTTCGACGGCAACGACATCCATGCGCCGATGAGCAGCATGGCGCTGAACAAGCTGCGCAGCCGCATCGGCTTCGTGTTCCAGAGCTTCAACCTGTTCCCGCACCTGTCGGTGCTGGAGAACATCATGATGTCGCCGATGCGCGTGCGCGGCGTCAACCGCACGGATGCCAAGGCCAAGGCGCAGCAGCTGCTCGACCGCGTGGGCCTGGCCGCCAAGGCCGGCGCCTACCCCGCGCAGTTGTCGGGCGGCCAGCAGCAGCGCGTGGCCATCGCCCGTGCCCTGGCCATGGAGCCGCCGGCCATGCTGTTCGACGAACCCACGAGTGCGCTCGACCCGGAGATGGTCGGCGAGGTGCTGTCGGTGATGCGCAGCCTGGCCAACGACGGCATGACCATGATGTGCGTCACCCACGAGATGAACTTCGCGCGCGAGGTGGCCGACCAGATCTGGTTCATGGACGCGGGCCGCATCCTCGAGACGGCCACGCCGCAGGCATTCTTCAGCAACCCGCAGCATCCGCGCGCCAAACGTTTTCTGTCCGACCTGCGGGCGCATTGA
- a CDS encoding amino acid ABC transporter permease, which produces MIDLYDILRDNWLLLLVGQYPNGPMGGIVCTLVLSVLGIALAFPLSVLMALARLSPWRVLRWPTTALVYVVRGVPLLMVILWVYFLVPLLIGRNVSGFTTMLCTLVIYEGAYLSEVVRAGIQALPRGQLEAARALGNSYLGAMWSVILPQALYNMLPSLLSQFVSAVKETTLGYVINVQELTFAANQINNQLLTKPFHVFFILAVTYYVVCYSLTQLAQWLERRVTKKRQGQLGTAPATLPSTAATAET; this is translated from the coding sequence ATGATCGACCTCTACGACATCCTGCGCGACAACTGGCTGCTGCTGCTCGTCGGCCAGTACCCGAACGGCCCGATGGGCGGCATCGTCTGCACGCTGGTGCTGTCGGTGCTGGGCATCGCGCTGGCGTTCCCGCTCAGCGTGCTGATGGCGCTGGCCCGCCTTTCGCCCTGGCGCGTGCTGCGCTGGCCCACCACGGCCCTGGTGTACGTCGTGCGCGGCGTGCCGCTCCTGATGGTGATCCTGTGGGTGTATTTCCTGGTGCCGCTGCTCATCGGGCGCAATGTCTCGGGCTTCACCACCATGCTGTGCACGCTGGTGATCTACGAAGGCGCCTACCTGTCGGAGGTAGTGCGTGCCGGCATTCAGGCGCTGCCGCGCGGTCAGCTCGAGGCCGCGCGGGCACTGGGCAACAGCTACCTGGGCGCGATGTGGAGCGTGATCCTGCCGCAGGCGCTGTACAACATGCTGCCCAGCCTCTTGAGCCAGTTCGTCTCGGCGGTGAAGGAAACCACGCTGGGTTATGTCATCAACGTGCAGGAGCTCACCTTCGCCGCGAACCAGATCAACAACCAGTTGCTGACCAAGCCCTTCCACGTGTTCTTCATCCTGGCGGTCACGTATTACGTGGTCTGCTACAGCCTGACCCAGCTCGCGCAATGGCTCGAGCGGCGGGTGACGAAGAAGCGCCAGGGCCAGCTCGGCACCGCACCGGCCACGCTGCCGTCCACCGCCGCCACGGCCGAAACCTGA